GAGTAATTATGCAGAAGTCCAGACTAAATAATAAGCAAACAACCCTTCTAAAATAGTAGCTTCTCAACCAAAGGTGCTAGCCCAAAAGTGAACTGCAAAACTTAATTGTTTTCTCGATATTATGGAGCACCAAAGCATGCTGGTGAACATGCCCCAAACACAATAAGCATCACTTGGGGAGAGGAAATTGCCCTAAATTCAGAGCGTAGACAATATCCGAACTACAACCAATTTAATCAATGGCTCACTTAATAGTCTTCCTCCATAGATGTCTCGGACCTAGAGTGAGTCCATGCATCATAAGCATACTAGAGAACAACGGCTTTCAAAAGACTATCATagcaataaattcataaatcacAATCTTAAACTAAATTGAAAGCACGACAGAGAGTATAGACCATAAGCATCTCCAGTATCCATCTAATCTAACAGAGACAGAGATGAAGGACAATATTTCTGCAAGATCAACTTGACCGAATACCATCGTTGAATGAGAAAGTAGGCAAGAATAATGATTACCACCAAAGAAAGTCTCAGATTACATATCTTCTGAATGAGAAGCAGATAGTGACATAGCACCAAAGGATTCAAGacccaaaagaaaacaaaaggtaGAGAAGACAAATCTAAGATGATACTTAGATGATAAGTTGCTCAATAAGCTATTTACTGAAGCAGTAGTCCCAATAGTTGCAGATCCCACTGTATCATGTTCACTAGGTGCGTTAAGTGCTGCTAGCTATGCCTAAGACCTTTAAGCATCCATACGGTACATGCGAAGACATAATTGCTCAATCTTCTTAGCACACACTTCATGTAAAACTACACAAGCATTTCAATCAATGTACGCTCTTGTCCAACATGTGTCAGACCTATAAATAATTCATGCATCATAACTAGAAAAAAACACTTGCAAGGCCTGTGGCAACTATTAGTTTGATTTATCATACAAAAACAAGATGTTAACATCTGTTTTAAGTCCTTTCCACATTTAGGTCTCTGCAATTAATTTAAAGTGATGGTGTTCATTCCCttcaaaaagcaaaaagaaaaaagagagagccACACACAGAGACAGAGAcagaaaaaacaataaaatgagaaattacATATTGACTAATCATCACTATGGCGATATCCTCCCTTGTCGTGAAATCCTTAAAAGCATCTTCAATTTGTTTGACAGTTGTTTCTACAAGACAACCAAAAATTTTCCATGGACACAAAATAATAGCATTAGCAAATCaagtttaaaagaaataaatactagAAGAAAGACggagaaataaaaaatcctCTTCACCTATTATTTCTTATCCACCCTTTTCTTAGCAATAACATTATTCCATCCTACCAAAGGCTACTCACTCCATAAAAAACACTTTTGTTCcttaaattgacaaaaaaaattatagttttgaATTGAAACATCCATGCTAGTGATAATCCATCATACATaagtcttttttttataagattcACTGTTTTCTACTGATTGTGATAAACACTCTCGCCAAGTTTGCAATTTGATAtggaaatcaaattaatttcataacaACAAGAACCTGAAGGGAAAATTAGTAGATCTACAAACCAGCCAACAGACGTATGACTCTTGATATCAGCGTTATAATATTGGCAAGAATTTCAAAACATTCATTGACTCTAAAATCTGGGATGAGCATGTAATTATTTAGCTGATGGTCACAAACATGGTTccgtaaaaaaatttatactcGTTCAGAACAAGTATTGGGCCAAAAATTTGTACTCATCTAAAAAAGATATAGAAACAGTCACTTTTGCTTGGTCTACTACTTCTCCATACAAAGTAATGGAATCCTAGGTAGTTTTGTATCCAGTCTTTAGTCAAACCCTTACAAGAAACAGGACCTAGATATTTGTCCATGACTTCCTATGTAGCTTTATAAATGGATGCCTGATGTGATTTAAGGAAGAATTAAGGATAATAAATGTATTTCAGCACAGAATTTATGGGGTACTAGTATGAACCATGTTCACATTTCTTGGTCCAAAATAGCAGTACAAACCATGTTTACTTAACATTGTTTAAAAGTAAGGAAGCATTCAAGTTTCAAAAGCATACTCGAGTCTACAAGGAGGTAATTTGTCTTCCGCCTCAAATCTACATTGCCAACTCCAGCAAGCAGAAATCCAACTACTGTATCCTAtatcaaaaagagaaaaaagaatcaGACTTTAAGCACAAATTCACCATAGTCCAAGCAGGATCAAAAACTCTATCTCATCAAGCCCCATATCTGCACAATATCACATTTGATTCACCAATAGAACACCACCAAGACTTTATTAAACCTTGATAATACgacatcaaatatttttaccTACACAATATTCTTACCTCATCTGCGATCATTGCAATGAGTGCAGTGTTGTTAGTCCGGATTTGATTTCTGTTAGCCATTTTATGATGAATGATACAGCTGcaaccaaaaaaaaacaattaaaaagcTTCAAAAATTCTTAAGGGAAAATCAAGATTcaaagatttataaaaaaaaaaacaattagaaattaaaagaaacataagaGTAGATAAATACCCATTACTCAATTTTCAAATCTCTTTATGATCTTGATAcccaaaaaaaattgaaaccataaaattttaatcgtATGAAATACAAAAAAGATTGAACATAATTGAAacccaaga
The nucleotide sequence above comes from Ricinus communis isolate WT05 ecotype wild-type chromosome 6, ASM1957865v1, whole genome shotgun sequence. Encoded proteins:
- the LOC8268880 gene encoding V-type proton ATPase subunit F — protein: MANRNQIRTNNTALIAMIADEDTVVGFLLAGVGNVDLRRKTNYLLVDSKTTVKQIEDAFKDFTTREDIAIVMISQYVANMIRFVVDSYNKPVPAILEIPSKDHPYDPSQDSVLSRVKHLFSAESVASGRR